A single genomic interval of Cucumis sativus cultivar 9930 chromosome 7, Cucumber_9930_V3, whole genome shotgun sequence harbors:
- the LOC105436265 gene encoding S-protein homolog 74-like, with translation MGAISFKDQLLVFLVVSTLALARSKPLSPWEIHIKNGLSDGKALFVQCKSKDSDLGERTLSTGAEFKWNFKVNIWDTTLFWCYLRKPNGDQVRFDAFWVEKKTEWLRVKCDGNICNWIAEDNGIYLKDNSTNEEEFIHYWKFRESK, from the coding sequence ATGGGTGCTATCTCTTTCAAGGACCAACTTTTAGTCTTCTTGGTTGTCTCGACCTTGGCCTTGGCTCGCTCGAAACCGTTGAGCCCATGGGAGATCCACATCAAGAATGGATTGAGCGATGGGAAAGCGTTGTTCGTACAATGCAAGTCGAAAGACTCTGATTTGGGCGAGCGGACCCTTAGCACTGGGGCCGAGTTCAAGTGGAACTTCAAAGTGAACATTTGGGATACGACATTGTTCTGGTGTTACTTACGCAAGCCAAACGGAGATCAAGTAAGGTTCGACGCTTTTTGGGTCGAGAAGAAGACCGAATGGTTGCGTGTCAAATGTGATGGTAATATTTGCAATTGGATTGCTGAAGACAATGGAATTTACCTCAAAGATAATAGTACAAATGAGGAAGAGTTTATTCATTATTGGAAATTTCGAGAAAGTAAGTAG
- the LOC101212063 gene encoding S-protein homolog 74 codes for MGGISFKDQLLVFLAVSTLALVCSKPLSPWEIHIKNGLSDGQALFVHCKSKDSDLGERTLSTGAEFKWNFKVNIWDTTLFWCYLRKPKGDQVRFEAFWVEKKTRWLRVKCDGNICNWIAEDTGIYLKDNSTNEDERIHYWKFRETK; via the coding sequence ATGGGTGGTATCTCTTTCAAGGACCAACTTTTGGTCTTCTTGGCTGTCTCGACCTTGGCCTTGGTTTGCTCGAAACCGTTGAGCCCATGGGAGATCCACATCAAGAATGGATTGAGCGATGGGCAAGCATTGTTCGTACACTGCAAGTCGAAAGACTCTGATTTGGGCGAGCGGACCCTTAGCACTGGGGCCGAGTTCAAGTGGAACTTCAAAGTGAACATTTGGGATACGACATTGTTCTGGTGTTACTTACGCAAGCCAAAGGGAGATCAAGTAAGGTTCGAGGCTTTCTGGGTTGAGAAGAAGACCCGATGGTTGCGTGTCAAATGTGATGGTAATATTTGCAATTGGATTGCTGAAGACACTGGAATTTACCTCAAAGATAATAGTACAAATGAGGATGAGCGTATTCATTATTGGAAATTTCGAGAAACTAAGTAG